The Plasmodium yoelii strain 17X genome assembly, chromosome: 14 DNA segment TGACCAATTgcttttgaaaaataaatataatatcaacatggttgaatacattattatatggttaagttatatgctAAATCAAAAGACACATGAAGGGATCAGCAATTTAAATGACTTTTATACTAAATATATACAGAATAATACTTATTATAATAAGTGTGATAATTCTGGTAAAGATTGTAGTGATacattaaaagaaataacgaaatattcaaattataaggaaataatagataataaaataaattttatgactATTGGTATTAATgatatgtctaaattttatgatgcatttaaatcattatgtaacatgtataTTGAACTTGATGCAAACGACCCCAAATCTACGAAAAATTTAGAGAATGCTAaagaatttattaaaaaatacgAAAAACTTAATAATGATTCTGGAATTAGTGGGCACAGTTCATATAGACAAATATTGTCtactttatcaaatgattatgataattttaaaaattattgtgATGATAATAAAGTTGATTGTAACGATATACCACTCCTTCCagagataaaaaaaacaaacaatcCTGTACAAGATTCTGGACAAAAAATTGAAGctacatcatcaagttcgtcgattacaagcaaattaattccagttTTATCGACATTAGTTGCAATAgcaatttttttaggaatttcttataaggtagataataaggaattaaaaaattattttcattatatatatgcaaacgttaacaaacaaattatacgtttcttaacattttatattagtattcgttattcggatttcggaaacgatctcaaaaacaatatttaagagaaaag contains these protein-coding regions:
- a CDS encoding PIR protein — translated: MDYTLCMRFNNLRIYLPDDLSKGTKNDIHILGNIKNYCSNGESEGTGCKTDLDKINGACLWLFDQLLLKNKYNINMVEYIIIWLSYMLNQKTHEGISNLNDFYTKYIQNNTYYNKCDNSGKDCSDTLKEITKYSNYKEIIDNKINFMTIGINDMSKFYDAFKSLCNMYIELDANDPKSTKNLENAKEFIKKYEKLNNDSGISGHSSYRQILSTLSNDYDNFKNYCDDNKVDCNDIPLLPEIKKTNNPVQDSGQKIEATSSSSSITSKLIPVLSTLVAIAIFLGISYKYSLFGFRKRSQKQYLREKIKK